A region of the Clavelina lepadiformis chromosome 9, kaClaLepa1.1, whole genome shotgun sequence genome:
acgcactccgtccttctaggtatacgaaaattgccgtccttctagtgttaatattattaaatttttacattacATTGCCAGTTCCAGAAAATTGCCTGATAAAATGCATCTAACATGATAATCATAACTTGAAGCtctttaagtttttttcaagTGTCAATCATTCATTGTATAGTAAACGCTGCAATAATTCTCTTTGTTAATGTGCTGTTATAGGCTATAAATATCAAACAGTATTGTTTTGCTAACGATCCATTCTATAGTATAATGCCGCTTTAGCCAAAAACTCTGACATGGACTTTTGTGtataacatttcaaaactCGAATCAAGGTTGCCACCACCCTGTAGTTAAAGCCAAAAACTAGGGGCGGATTGATACGAATCCACACCCGTATATATTTTCCCAATATCGCTTCCGCCTAAAGATTCAAGTGAACACAAATACTAATAATGGCGAACCCGTATGCAATATTACTTACGAATTTAATAACTTTGGtgaaaaatgatgatctattTTCCTGACTATGCTAAACTGAAGTCAACATTACATACTGAAAGTCATTTGCTTAAgctttttgcttttcaaatcGCCATTTTATCATTAATTTTTAGCAATTATGTCACCTTGCAAGCAAGGTTTGGCaacgttttgatgaaattttattgtttggtgcAGATACGAATATACTCGGGATTTGTTCATGTCAATCTATATGATATTCGGATTCGCACTTAAACCTGAATAATCGTTCTCACGGCGTATCCCTAATAAAAACTGTAGCAATAGTAGAAAGAAACGTGAACAATTACAAATAGTGATATAAAGTGATATAAAAGCCGTTAAACTATTTAAGTTACTCTAGAAAGACTATGGTACATTATTATGATAAGTTGATAAGCTAGTAGTAGAAGGAGGTTAGCCTGGGCAGGGCTACGATTGCTGGGCTGAAGAGATTGTAACAGTAAGTTATACCATTCTCACAACGTATTGCACCAATTTTCGAACAAACAACAcccttttttcaaaataatttagaagaaaaatttacCATTATTTGATTGTTCAACTGCCTGTATTATCCTCTAGTCACTTTTTATGGGTAATTGTTGCCCATTATACGAACTTCTTATTACTTTATGTAATTTAATTGGTTTCTTAAAGTTAATCAGCTTTTGCTGTCCTTGACTTCTATACCaaaggtgggcaaactgcggctcacCGACATGTTTTTGGTGACTTTTCTGGCTGTATAGTAATATCCACTATTGTTCATTATAATCCATGCATTGTTTACTGTATTTGTGTTGATACTACTGATTTTTTGACTCGCTACTCTTTCGCAGTTTTCCGCatgtgactctttcattgaacaagttagCCCACCCTTGTTCTACACACTTAGAAGTAGAATTCGCTTCATATGACCATTTTGGTACGGTCCTAAATTTTGCCACACATATATAAATTCTCTGTCACTATGAACCAGTCATCAGATATTACGACCATTTCCatctttttaagtttttttctcAATTTTTCGTGTCAATTATTATGCAACTTGACAGTGGCAATTGTGCCATGTGTATTATCATTGTGCCACTATTATTATCACGTACAGACATTCACTTTGATAATGTTGTTTAATGttatgaaataaatgatgaatttgTCAGTTTGTACCTAACTGTATCGATCCTGGTGTGGTTAAATATTACAGTAGCAGTTTCATTACGGTTattatgaccaaaatggtCTGGTCCCAAGGTGGTCATTTTAAGCGGAGTCTACTGTTTATCAAGATATCTTTAATGATTacattttgaataattttttattattttaggcTTGTTTTTGACCGGGAATCTGGAAAACCTAAGGGATATGGGTTTGCTGAATATCAGGACCAAGAAACAGCTATGAGCGCCATGAGAAATTTAAATGGTCGAGAACTACATGGGCGTTCTTTGAGAGTTGATCATGCAACCAGTGAAAagaatagaaataattttcagGTAACCGCTGCTTTTTAATCCTGCTGATTAAAAGCTGGATAGTCTGATAGATAAGATAGTACACATCTTCGTTTTCTGGTTCAATAACTATCAACGAGTAACTAGAAAAGGGCTGGTTTGGCAAAAGCACTGTTCAGTGTTTCAGATTATTTTGTTGAAGTCTGGTATAGCTGGCAAGTCCAGCAGAGTTTTGAAGATTAAGTTAGTCACCTGCAGTCACTTTTAAAAGTATCAAATCACCAATGTAACAACTCTTGCTATTTATTACATCACGCTTTCATTGGTATATGCTGTTGCACcatattttttttctaagGTGCATGGTTTCAATACAGTTGTAGCTTAGTTTCACAGCAGAGTTTCCAGTGCTCAAATTCTTGTTTTCACTGTGTATTGGTTTCTTTAAGTGAATGAATTTTTTCTGTACTTAATTTCTGTGCACATATATAGTAAAACCGCTGTGTACCTTGTAGTTGATTATTACCAATATATTATGTTTCCACCTCCTATCAAAAAAGCCTAAACTTAAACCCAAAAGTTTGGTAGATTGCATTTTCACTCATGTGTCATCATATTTAAAAAGATAACCATGTAACGAACTCCAGTTTTATTACATCTGTCTTACTTTGTCTTTAATAACAAGGTACTTTAGCATACTTAAAACTTTTATGCATATAAATTTGCCGGTAGTAGCATCCAATTTCATAAACTTCCCACTGCTAAATGGCGTTGTAGTGCTTACTTTTgtccaaaaaaatattttatgcaagGAAAAGGTAACAATACTTTCcattttaatttgctttaatGCAAAAAACTTGTATATCAAGCAGACCAGTTCATTGTAGTTCTTTTCTCATGCAAAAAAGACAAGGTCCTTGGAGCAAGCTAGTTTCCCATAATTTGCGATATCTCGCTAGAGTTTTTAAATCCTTTCTGACCTACCAATCTTTACAATAAAGTGAAGTTTTCATTCGATtgtgtaaaaaattatttgtacttttttttttgttttaatttatttttatgttgatgGTTTGATTTACCTTTAGTTTCATTTTACACTTGTAATAGGTACTTTTACAAGTTGTTTTTATCCCAAGAGTTGCAACTTGTcagtaataaaatttaaatataattacaGTAGAAGTCGCCAGTTTGCCTAAGTTGCCGCCTATCACTCGGTCCCGGCGGAAATCTTATTATATTCTGTAGTATCAAGTTGGCTAAGCCGTTTTCGCCTAACTTGTCTATTCACATGACTTGCCACCGTTTCCGCTACTGTAACCAAAATGATTCGCATAAGTAGTCAGGCCTTTAAAACACTTTGTCAACGTAATTACATGGCAAACTTAATCTGCTATGACTACACTACAGCTGTATCGTTCAGCTGTTTGCGAACCATGTTAAAGTAAAACACAACCTTATTGTATGTCACAATGTACATTTATGAAGGACCCGGAAACCTTGTCATTTTAGACAGTTTTAGTTTTCCTTCTGTTAGCTCATGCTACAGCCAGGTGTTTAGCGGCCTAGCCAGAGATTACAGAATGATGATGAGAATAAAACTAGCTATAGTGCAGAGAgaatattgtttttataatgCTGTTTTGCTTTTGCTATCGAGCGGAGAGCCGTCTCCTGTCCTCAGAAAACCATCAAGCAGGTTATCATTGTAGCAGCCTAGGCTGTTAGAAACACGGTAGCGCCTGTTAAGTAGATTTAGGCTAGAAAGCTGTTCtatgtacaaaattaaaatcttaatATCTCGAAAAGTTTtaaccaaaaacaatttacagaGCTTTTAATCTAAATGTATTACCTCAAAAAATGcagtaaaaaatttgattttgtgttgtttgccTAAGTTGCCACTTTTTTCTGCTCCCCTTGAGGTGGCAACTTAGGCAAATTATATTGTACAATTTTCATCATACATTTACAATGTTATCACATGTGCAGCCAATCTTCTTTCATAAATTAGAATGATTGTACACACTTTCTTCCATATATTACCACAGTAGACACAGTAGTAAACAAAGCCAGACATcaaataatagaataaaataACTAAATTGTATTGATCATTGGATATTCCAGTGTGTGCATACCTATTATTACCCAGAATTCAACTCCttgataaatgaaaatttttaacatataGGAGGAAGTTGATAATTTCCGTGCAATGGGGCCACCTACAGAATCCGAATATGGGGAACCCACAACATCCCAAGATGCTCCAGAAGCAATTAGCAAAGCTGTTGCTAGTCTTCCACCTGAACAGATGTTTGAGTTGATGAAGCAAATGAAGGTTTATTCATCtgttacattttaacataTGCAGAAAATTATATGTTAGATAAGTTATGTATACTGACTTTACAGACATTccaaaattttattcttttaatcAACTTTTTGGCACTTGTGGTATAAAATGGTCGTGTGTAAGTTTGTCTGTCGGTATAGTTtcggaaatatttttttcaattaagtagttttaaatttttgcagcAATGTATTCAAAACAATCCTGTTGAAGCTCGCAATATGCTCCTGCAAAATCCTCAGCTTGCATATGCACTTTTGCAAGCACAAGTGGTTATGAGAATTGTGGACCCAGAAATCGCTATGGtacgttatttttttaaagcctCCTGTCCAAAGtgttttttccttttcataGTGATTTTAATATCCCCAACTTTAGTTGGTTGCTTTAACTCAAACAGAGCTTGATCATGTCCGGTGGCTTGTATACCTGTAATAATCATACTCACTAACAGCTAATTTCAGTCATTATTCAACTACCATTTACGTCACACTGCAGCATATAAACGTTATCAGatcagttattttttatttcatttcaatttcttGTTGGCACTATGAAAATCTATgcagaataaaaaaaattttgcttgtttgttgaaaaattgtaTTGCGTAGATATTTTAAAGTATACAACTTAAAGCCAAAAGTAAGTTATTGATGTGATTTGGTCCATAAAAAGAGGTCATGAAACTAAATTCAGTTGATTGTTGTGCTTGGCCAAAAGccaaaaacttaaatattttatggttTTACAGAAAATGTTACATCGTCAAAATCCTGTTCAGCCACTGATTCCTGCTGGGGATGTGCCTCCAAGGGATCTAAGTCGAGTACGTTCCATTGTTCATGTTATGTTATCACAGTTGCTTTAACCAATcgaaaaaagttttgattttagaagaaaaacaatAGAATTTTTGAAGTAATATATTTTATCCAAGTAACTATAAAACTGCATAGCAGGCCAAGAAGGAATATTTGCACCCAAATAAAtgtgttattattattatgttgtTATAATCTCATTTCCTAGGATACGAGAGCAAATGGCAGTTCATTGCCTGGACTTGGAGGATTCTCTGGAGAAAGGTCCATGAGGGAAGATAGCCATGGCAGAGATCTGCCAATGGATATGGACAGGTGGTTACTTGTTATCACTGATTGTGTTTTATTAATTTGAAAGTAGCTTGTTTTCTTTACACTCTACCTAAAAGATCAGTTGCAATTgggtaaaaatgttttattccaGGGGTGAAAGATTACCACCAAGGAGAATGGATGTTGACCCACCTAATGTTGAGCGTATCCCAGTGGATCAGGGTATGAAGGACCCACTTGATAGACATGTGGATCGCCATCTTCCACCACATATGGAACATCAGCGATCTAGAAGTCCACCAAGATTTCATAGAGGCACTGGTGAGTTCTGTTTAGTGTCGTTGACTTGTTCAgttatatttaattatttataaactaTACTGGCGTTTATATTTTGTACGAAATAAGTAGTTGCAATTGTCGCATTTATGAACGTTATTATTACAGAACCAAGAGATATGGGATATCAAGATAGGGGACCACCGATGGACCGGGGACCTCCAATGGATCATGTTCTGCCAAGAGATATGGACAGGGGAAGACCAGTAGAACATGGTAGATCTTCCGTGGATCGAGGAATGTCACCAAGAGATCTTCCAGGTGGTCCACCAATGGAAAGAAGAGGTTTGTTGGAACGCCCTGGTCATGTGGATCCACGTGGCAGTACTCCTATTGATCAGAATGATCCAAGAAGAGGAAGAGCTAGGGATGAACCTCCAACTAATGATCAAGACCAAGAAAAAGTAGGATTTGCAATTCCTAGCTAAAACTAACTAATTGTTCAAATTGACCTTGTTTGTGATAAGTGGTCTTGGGTGCGACACCACTTACACTCTGTGCAATGTATTATACCTTTGCTGGAACTATTCCACCACACAAGATATACTGtagtttgcaaaatttcaaatttcatgATTGTTTCTTACTCTGATGAGTTTTGAGTTAGTTGTGGGAATTGTACCGAATAAAACTGAACGAGTTGTTGATACTGTGTAGTTAAATTTTCCTTAAAATGACTCACAATGTAACCGCTAGTTatctgcaaaataaacaaagtgcagaatttgctgaaatttattaaatttactTCAATATTTCCACCTAATAGCactgtttttgtttatctGCAGGCGGCCTTGATCATGCAGGTTCTGCAGTTGACTCCAGAACAAATAAAGATGCTTCCTGAAGAGCAGCGACGCAGCATACTTGCTCTGAAAGACCAGCTGCAGGGAGGTAGATCATAAGCCATGAACACAGGCAATGCTTCAAGTGTATGAAGATACCGGTGgattgaaaaagaaaactcATCAAGTCTTGCGAGCACTAAAGCGGTGCTCGTCAGGTCCCCCTTTATTTTGAGATTTCCATTTGCATTGTGTGCGTCTTTGCTTAAACTGCTGTGTAGTATAGTTTGCTCTTACTTTCACTTAGCACTGGAGGCAAAAAACTGCCGTCTATTTGCTTTCACCTTGTGCTTGGTGTTGTTCTTgataaaataaagtcaaataTTGAACCACCCTTTTACTTGAATTGATTTCATCAGGAACAGGTAGAATCTTTCCGAATTTCTGTATTTGAGCTCGGCCGTCATAACAATAGATACGAATCTATTTATTAACATAGAAAAGCAATTCGACAACAAGGAAAGCAATTGAATATCCTGATacagcaacaaaattttgaaccaCAGCTTTTGAAGTAACTGCGTGAAAATGGGCGTTACAGTTCAGAGACAGGCGAAATGGGTTGACAGAGGTTTTGTGTCAGCTGCTTCTTAAAATACTTGGTTTCTCTGTATTTACACGTTGGTTGTTTAATATCGAATATCATTGACAAAAAGCACTTAGAACGCATCTGCCTTACAAGGCATCAGTTACTCAATATGGACATGGACGTCTTTGATAATCTCTTCCATAGTCAAGCCCATGCGTTGAAAGTAAATACGTctgatattttcttttttatcttgTGCTGTTCCGACGATTTCCAATAGGTTTGCCCGCCTGTCATGGAAGAAAACTTACAAAGtctactttattttctcactGTCGTGTTTTTGTTGTATGTCAACTTGTTGCTATAAGATTTACCTGTTTAAAAAGTCGTTTTCATTGCTGTACTGCATTCTAAGGTAGGTTTCAAAACTACTTCGAACGTTTTCGAGTTGTTCTTGGTAAGCATTTCCtgtattttctaaaaaaatagGCCTTAATGTATTGCTTGAggtgtaggcctacttacaATTACTCGTTATGAATATGCCATACTTAACAACGACAAGCTAAGAACAAAATTTCTTTCCACTTCGTTTAAATTTCGAGCTGCACAAGAACAGAGAATTTCGCACATTCCCCGAGTAATGTTATATACGTGATGTTTGTTGCCCGCCCTCTCTACGTTAGCTTCGGTGGAAGAAATTTCACTTTCTGGAAGAATAAAACATTCTTTTTTTACTTAGGTAACATTTTTGGTGATAATAGCAAAAAGTTAGGATGAGAGGTTATTAGAAAATCTTAATCAAACTATAAACAATAAGTTTTAAATCGTTTAATTTAACGTACTTCTAGAAAACGGTTCTATTGCTAAATCGCCGTTGAACAACATTCCTTGCAGAATCATTCCATAATCTAAGGCCAATGGCCATCTGCTCAGTTCGGTTACGAATAAAGCAGGCCAGTTTAAACACAGAAGGTCAATCTACAAACAACAGTTCGCAGTAAAATCATCGGTTTCCGTCAAAAGTCATTTTTCGTACAACATCAGCAGCACACGGGTTTCTTCTATTTAGTTAAATCCAAGAAACAGTTGCACCTGCTCCGTAGCTGTCATCAGTTTAAAGGGAAGCGTGTCACACGCCAATCGCACAACGGTCTTCAGCACACGTAACGCCAGGTCACAAGTTGTAGCACCAAAATAAGCGCAAAGAAATGGATTAACGGGCGGTGGATATTCTGGTAGCTTAAGTTCATCGGAACTATAAGTTTGAAATAATGCGCAAATACTGAACGAGGACTGAAAAATCTTACAAGATAGCCAATTAAccacaattaaaattatttattaaaaattttgtctaaACGTTACCTTTCAGCAgaataacttgttttatttgagtGAAAGTTAACCCGGTCTGGAACATGAAAAAGGCTGGGTGCTGCCAATTGCTGCTCCATCGTAGGCATGACAAGTGATGGTGACGGTAACAATGAACCATGAGAAAAGCGATGAAAGTAAAATTGTTCATTCATTGGAAAACTGTAATTCTGCGTAAAATGCCCAAACGGAAGCATTCCTGGTTTTGCCGCCGGTATCGCGGGGCAACTTCCTATGTGAAAGCTTCTTCAGTTAATTAACACTCAATAAATGATTTACTGTAGTTCGTTTACACTGTATAAAAAGGTTAGCCTTTAAAAAACTGTACCGTTCATTTGGTTGAAAACTGAGCAATAATCGACGTATCGTGCAAAAGACGGCATAGCAGCTGTCATCAGGGCGCTATAGGTTAAGTTGTGAATTTGTAATTCGTGATGAGAGGAATTTTCTTCCCGAGAATCTTTAACGAAAGTGGTTGTGTCGGGAGACATAAATCCCGTAGAGTTATTGGAAATATCAgctaaatacaataaaaatacgaTTAGGCTACATCACTGGCATATTTTCTTATATTTTCCTTTATAAGCCATTTATAGGCTACCAAACATTTATGATATTCCATgctcaaaaaatataaaattgcgTTATCCTTATTGGTCATTATTGGATATAGACTATACTGTAGCATGTGTAGCATAGTATACCATCACTCTCTAATTCGGGCGCTTCCCGATAGAGCGAACGGCAGTGTTTGTTTTCGCCGAAGTCAGAAAGTGATATCTTGGCGAGATTTTCATTAGTTCTCAGACTCCTCGGTCCTCTCTCGTGCTGTTTAAAAATGGTGGAAACGTAATATTTTCACtccttttttcttcaaaacaccagaaaattcttcacaGAAGCACGATGTTTTACAGAACTCACTTGGACAGCGTCTTTGTTCATTGAAACTTGTAGACATTTTTTGAGTCTGCAAGATCTGCATTGATTGCGGTGTATTTTGTCAACTTTGCAATTCTCTTCACCCTGTATACATGTATAAAATGTACGAAATATAATGAGTATATGGATATGAATAATTTACTTATAATTCTACTTGTTATTTAGTGGTTTCATCGGTAGTTCACTTCCAGCTCATCCACAAAAAGCCTTGCTAAAATGTTTGTGTGTACGTTATGTGCTGTTCAGTTCTTTCTTGTTTTACAACTTCTATTGTTTGCAATAGGCTATCTAAAAGTTactgtacaattgtacatacACTTGGAGTTTGCCGTAGACACACAGTATATAGCTTACACTTTACCTTGCAAACGTACTTCCTGTTCCTTCGTATGCTTCTCTTGAAAAATCCGCTGCAGCCATCACAAGCAAATACCCCGTAATGCTTTCCGGAGCTACGATCCCCGCAAACTCTGCAAAGAATATCCAAAATTCGGTCTGCAATACAAAATGGTCATAATTGAATACTAACATTAATCAGCAGTGCTGGAACCGTtccacatttttaaaaacgctGTTTATTTCTCACGATTTTATAACacagcaaaaatttaaaacaatttagctggtgtaggcctacttacttttttttaaagaaaatgattttgaagatGAGCATCTGGATGTTGCTACTACCCACTTGGATTCCATTtcaatttatatttaattcCAGGTTTTGCTGGTGCCCCAACGTTACTCAACTCAACGGTTACCTGCGTTGTTCCCTGGAGAATATCTGCCAAGtatgaaagtaatttttactttacaaATGCTCAATCAAAACCATATTTCATCGTTCATTTTTACACACTATTGATAAAAAACCTGTCCTAAACAATACTAAACTTTCTGAacttaaagaaattttgtcaaaatttggtGAGTTTTGCCTTTTAAACTATTTAATGCTTTCCATGGTCGTATAACATGGCAATTCATAAAGCGTTACCTACAAAAAGGGCCGATGGCCTTTATAAAGGCGAAAGCATTTTTTCTCTCCTAAGCTTGAACATACATTATTTTCTGTATGAAAATTACTGTTTAATCCGACGTTATCCTTGCTTACCGGATTATCACGCGCCAATAAAGCAAGCAACTTTTACCTCGatggaaaaaagtaattttcaaTTCATCGTTCGTCTGAGGCATCAAATATGAACTTGATTGTACAATAT
Encoded here:
- the LOC143470818 gene encoding uncharacterized protein LOC143470818, whose protein sequence is MESKWVVATSRCSSSKSFSLKKNRILDILCRVCGDRSSGKHYGVFACDGCSGFFKRSIRRNRKYVCKGEENCKVDKIHRNQCRSCRLKKCLQVSMNKDAVQHERGPRSLRTNENLAKISLSDFGENKHCRSLYREAPELESDADISNNSTGFMSPDTTTFVKDSREENSSHHELQIHNLTYSALMTAAMPSFARYVDYCSVFNQMNGSCPAIPAAKPGMLPFGHFTQNYSFPMNEQFYFHRFSHGSLLPSPSLVMPTMEQQLAAPSLFHVPDRVNFHSNKTSYSAESSDELKLPEYPPPVNPFLCAYFGATTCDLALRVLKTVVRLACDTLPFKLMTATEQIDLLCLNWPALFVTELSRWPLALDYGMILQGMLFNGDLAIEPFSRKSEISSTEANVERAGNKHHVYNITRGMCEILCSCAARNLNEVERNFVLSLSLLKNTGNAYQEQLENVRSSFETYLRMQYSNENDFLNRRANLLEIVGTAQDKKENIRRIYFQRMGLTMEEIIKDVHVHIE
- the LOC143471023 gene encoding uncharacterized protein LOC143471023; protein product: MMNPRDRDPVDYERSVRSVFVGNIPYEASEEQLKDIFNEVGTVVSFRLVFDRESGKPKGYGFAEYQDQETAMSAMRNLNGRELHGRSLRVDHATSEKNRNNFQEEVDNFRAMGPPTESEYGEPTTSQDAPEAISKAVASLPPEQMFELMKQMKQCIQNNPVEARNMLLQNPQLAYALLQAQVVMRIVDPEIAMKMLHRQNPVQPLIPAGDVPPRDLSRDTRANGSSLPGLGGFSGERSMREDSHGRDLPMDMDRGERLPPRRMDVDPPNVERIPVDQGMKDPLDRHVDRHLPPHMEHQRSRSPPRFHRGTEPRDMGYQDRGPPMDRGPPMDHVLPRDMDRGRPVEHGRSSVDRGMSPRDLPGGPPMERRGLLERPGHVDPRGSTPIDQNDPRRGRARDEPPTNDQDQEKAALIMQVLQLTPEQIKMLPEEQRRSILALKDQLQGGRS